One part of the Lapillicoccus jejuensis genome encodes these proteins:
- a CDS encoding glycoside hydrolase family 32 protein, producing MPAAYHPRPRRGWLNDPNGMIFRGGRWHVFFQHNPAAARHHAIAWGHLSSEDLVRWHAHPVAFGPEPGAVDAFGCWSGVATDLGDHVAVLYTGAEVTPADTTVCLRRSLDDDLETWSAPQVVAAQAQVPAEVGLVEMRDPFLLEAGGRRWALLGAALSVEGERRPALLLWDASDLEHWEFAGVWLDHTDPVLAGCAPAQIWECPQLLDVDGTAVLLVSRWVDDRLEGVAQVLGELGVDEQGRPSFAARAGGDLDSGPSCYAPQVAVDDDGPWLLGWVKEDGVPQRTDGTDDPDAQVGCLTLVRRPVLVEDDVRWRTDPRCEALLGDPVAWADGDEVPAAAQVVVPRGGRLERGGTSLDLPPGAQAWVDGDVVETYPGDAVPATTRAAGSGGWRLSAQQARVRVVRTP from the coding sequence GTGCCCGCCGCCTACCACCCGAGGCCGCGCCGGGGCTGGCTCAACGACCCCAACGGGATGATCTTCCGCGGCGGGCGCTGGCACGTGTTCTTCCAGCACAACCCGGCCGCCGCCCGGCACCACGCCATCGCCTGGGGGCACCTGTCGTCCGAGGACCTCGTGCGCTGGCACGCGCACCCGGTGGCCTTCGGGCCGGAGCCGGGCGCGGTCGACGCCTTCGGCTGCTGGAGCGGGGTCGCGACCGACCTCGGCGACCACGTCGCCGTGCTCTACACCGGCGCGGAGGTGACCCCGGCCGACACCACGGTCTGCCTGCGCCGCTCGCTCGACGACGACCTCGAGACGTGGTCGGCACCGCAGGTCGTCGCCGCCCAGGCGCAGGTGCCCGCGGAGGTGGGGCTGGTCGAGATGCGGGACCCGTTCCTGCTCGAGGCCGGAGGGCGCCGGTGGGCGCTGCTGGGGGCCGCGCTCTCGGTCGAGGGCGAGCGGCGCCCGGCGCTGCTGCTGTGGGACGCGAGCGACCTCGAGCACTGGGAGTTCGCGGGCGTCTGGCTCGACCACACCGACCCGGTCCTCGCCGGCTGCGCGCCCGCCCAGATCTGGGAGTGCCCGCAGCTGCTCGACGTCGACGGCACCGCCGTCCTGCTCGTCTCGCGCTGGGTCGACGACCGGCTCGAGGGGGTCGCGCAGGTGCTCGGCGAGCTGGGCGTCGACGAGCAGGGCCGCCCGTCCTTCGCCGCCCGCGCCGGCGGCGACCTCGACTCCGGCCCGTCCTGCTACGCGCCGCAGGTCGCCGTCGACGACGACGGCCCGTGGCTGCTCGGGTGGGTCAAGGAGGACGGCGTGCCGCAGCGCACCGACGGCACCGACGACCCGGACGCGCAGGTCGGCTGCCTCACCCTCGTGCGGCGGCCGGTCCTCGTGGAGGACGACGTGCGCTGGCGGACCGACCCCCGCTGCGAGGCGCTGCTCGGCGACCCGGTCGCGTGGGCCGACGGTGACGAGGTCCCGGCGGCCGCGCAGGTCGTCGTACCGCGGGGTGGGCGGCTGGAGCGCGGCGGGACGTCGCTCGACCTGCCGCCCGGCGCGCAGGCCTGGGTCGACGGCGACGTCGTCGAGACCTACCCCGGCGACGCCGTCCCGGCGACCACCCGGGCCGCCGGCTCCGGTGGGTGGCGCCTGTCGGCGCAGCAGGCGCGGGTCCGGGTCGTCCGCACCCCCTGA
- a CDS encoding HelD family protein, with the protein MSGTEGGGDQAVAVQVAEEIAAEQRHVDRVYEELAKAGVRAGAVEADGLARGRTDRVGEARDEELTGLFERDALVLHAARRRHALESQYEGLVFGRLDLDMPVRGAPDATDGALEREVRYIGRLGVRDDQYEPLVIDWRAPAASPFYRATPVEPLGVLRRRVLRCKGADVVGVEDDLMVPEAPDDLVVVGDGALMAALTRSRGAQMRDIVATIQAHQDEAIRAPGRGVAEITGGPGTGKTVVALHRAAYLLYSDRRRYESGGILVVGPSAAYTAYIERVLPSLGEDSVALRSLGDVVDAIGTERLDPPEAAAVKGSLRIRPVLGRLVRMDAPDSPTELRVFVAGQAVRLDRRALEQVRSRVLRGHQRNLGASAARLLLAEAAYRQSGHDDRPLFLDRFADSRDVDAFMTAWWPQLDPREVLLWLADDDRRREATRGLLDERESSVLGESLRAALGTGTWSVADAALVDELASRLGGVQEGEREERGFYEIEELQDVSRFGVAEVQPAPGGDRAERAYTTTPQSLRDRLLVGTVGRPEEYAHVLVDEAQDLSPMQWRMLGRRGRRASWTVVGDAAQSSWPDARESETAREEAFARLPRHRFHMDTNYRNAREIFAYAEEFVRRHVPDADIPRAVRETGVEPLERPLGDTPDAVRRAVKTAVDDLLEEVEGSVAVITPDRWAAGLADLDGSASGRVRVANPMSTKGLEYDATVLVDPDGITAESPGGARVTYVAMTRAAHRMTVLR; encoded by the coding sequence GTGAGCGGCACCGAGGGGGGCGGCGACCAGGCGGTCGCCGTGCAGGTCGCGGAGGAGATCGCCGCCGAGCAGCGGCACGTCGACCGGGTGTACGAGGAGCTGGCCAAGGCCGGGGTCCGCGCCGGCGCCGTCGAGGCGGACGGCCTCGCCCGCGGCCGCACCGACCGGGTCGGCGAGGCCCGCGACGAGGAGCTGACCGGTCTGTTCGAGCGCGACGCGCTCGTCCTGCACGCCGCCCGCCGCCGGCACGCGCTCGAGAGCCAGTACGAGGGCCTCGTCTTCGGCCGGCTCGACCTCGACATGCCGGTCCGCGGCGCCCCCGACGCCACGGACGGCGCGCTCGAGCGCGAGGTGCGCTACATCGGCCGGCTCGGGGTCCGCGACGACCAGTACGAGCCGCTCGTCATCGACTGGCGCGCCCCGGCGGCCTCGCCGTTCTACCGGGCCACGCCGGTCGAGCCGCTCGGCGTGCTGCGCCGCCGGGTGCTGCGCTGCAAGGGCGCCGACGTCGTCGGGGTCGAGGACGACCTCATGGTCCCCGAGGCCCCCGACGACCTCGTCGTCGTCGGTGACGGCGCGCTGATGGCCGCCCTGACCCGCAGCCGCGGCGCGCAGATGCGCGACATCGTCGCGACCATCCAGGCCCACCAGGACGAGGCGATCCGCGCCCCGGGCCGCGGCGTCGCCGAGATCACCGGCGGTCCTGGGACGGGCAAGACGGTCGTCGCGCTGCACCGGGCGGCGTACCTGCTCTACTCCGACCGGCGCCGCTACGAGAGCGGCGGGATCCTCGTCGTCGGCCCGTCGGCCGCGTACACCGCGTACATCGAGCGCGTCCTGCCCTCGCTCGGAGAGGACTCGGTCGCGCTGCGCTCGCTCGGCGACGTCGTCGACGCGATCGGCACCGAGCGGCTCGACCCGCCCGAGGCGGCGGCCGTCAAGGGCTCGCTGCGGATCCGGCCCGTCCTCGGCCGCCTCGTGCGGATGGACGCGCCGGACTCCCCGACCGAGCTGCGCGTCTTCGTCGCCGGCCAGGCCGTGCGCCTCGACCGGCGCGCGCTCGAGCAGGTCCGCAGCCGCGTGCTGCGCGGGCACCAGCGCAACCTCGGCGCCTCCGCCGCGCGGCTGCTGCTCGCCGAGGCGGCCTACCGGCAGAGCGGGCACGACGACCGCCCGCTCTTCCTCGACCGCTTCGCCGACTCCCGTGACGTCGACGCGTTCATGACGGCCTGGTGGCCGCAGCTCGATCCGCGGGAGGTGCTGCTCTGGCTGGCCGACGACGACCGCCGGCGCGAGGCGACCCGCGGCCTGCTCGACGAACGCGAGTCGAGCGTCCTCGGCGAGTCGCTCCGGGCGGCCCTGGGCACCGGCACCTGGTCGGTCGCCGACGCCGCCCTCGTCGACGAGCTGGCGTCACGGCTCGGCGGCGTGCAGGAGGGCGAGCGCGAGGAGCGCGGCTTCTACGAGATCGAGGAGCTCCAGGACGTCAGCCGCTTCGGCGTCGCGGAGGTCCAGCCGGCCCCCGGCGGCGACCGGGCCGAGCGCGCCTACACGACCACGCCGCAGTCGCTGCGCGACCGGCTGCTCGTCGGGACGGTCGGCCGCCCCGAGGAGTACGCGCACGTCCTCGTCGACGAGGCGCAGGACCTCTCCCCCATGCAGTGGCGGATGCTGGGCCGCCGCGGTCGCCGGGCCTCGTGGACCGTCGTCGGCGACGCCGCGCAGAGCTCCTGGCCCGACGCGCGGGAGTCGGAGACGGCCCGCGAGGAGGCGTTCGCGCGGCTGCCGCGCCACCGCTTCCACATGGACACCAACTACCGCAACGCCCGCGAGATCTTCGCCTACGCCGAGGAGTTCGTGCGTCGGCACGTGCCCGACGCCGACATCCCGCGGGCGGTGCGCGAGACGGGGGTCGAGCCGCTGGAGCGGCCGCTGGGCGACACCCCCGACGCCGTACGGCGTGCCGTGAAGACGGCCGTCGACGACCTCCTCGAGGAGGTCGAGGGCTCGGTCGCCGTCATCACGCCGGACCGGTGGGCAGCCGGGCTGGCCGACCTCGACGGGAGCGCGTCCGGCCGGGTGCGGGTCGCCAACCCGATGTCGACCAAGGGTCTGGAGTACGACGCCACCGTCCTCGTCGACCCCGACGGGATCACCGCGGAGTCACCCGGCGGCGCCCGGGTCACCTACGTGGCGATGACCCGGGCGGCGCACCGGATGACAGTGCTGCGCTGA
- the purD gene encoding phosphoribosylamine--glycine ligase — protein MVVLVLGSGAREHALVRTLLDDDGVDTVVAAPGNPGIAAEPGASCRAIDPTDPAAVVALADELRPSLVVVGPEAPLVAGVADALRAASYDVLGPSAEAARLEGSKAFAKEVMAAAGVPTALAHVCTTDAEVTDALDAFGAPYVVKEDGLAAGKGVVVTDDRDAALEHARACLARPGGRVVVEEYLDGPEVSVFCVSDGTSVVALPPAQDFKRVGDGDAGPNTGGMGAYSPLDWAPADLAEQVLARVAQPTVDEMRRRGTPFVGVLYVGLALTSRGMRVVEFNVRFGDPDGQVSLARLRTPLGRLLTAAATGTLDELGPLRVSPDAAVTVVLAAPGYPAAPTTGGPLTGLDEAAAVDGAWVLHAGTRLDRDALVSAGGRVLGVVATGGTLAAARTTAYDALSRIHLDGGHHRTDIALAAERGEIAPAS, from the coding sequence GTGGTCGTCCTCGTCCTCGGCTCCGGAGCCCGTGAGCATGCCCTCGTCCGCACGCTGCTGGACGACGACGGCGTCGACACCGTCGTCGCCGCGCCCGGCAACCCCGGGATCGCCGCCGAGCCCGGCGCCTCCTGCCGGGCGATCGACCCGACCGACCCCGCCGCCGTGGTCGCGCTCGCCGACGAGCTGCGCCCGTCCCTGGTCGTCGTGGGCCCCGAGGCGCCCCTGGTCGCCGGGGTCGCCGACGCGCTGCGCGCGGCGTCGTACGACGTCCTCGGCCCGTCCGCCGAGGCGGCACGGCTCGAGGGGAGCAAGGCCTTCGCCAAGGAGGTCATGGCGGCGGCCGGCGTGCCGACCGCGCTCGCCCACGTCTGCACCACCGACGCGGAGGTGACCGACGCGCTCGACGCCTTCGGGGCGCCGTACGTCGTCAAGGAGGACGGGCTCGCGGCCGGCAAGGGCGTCGTCGTCACCGACGACCGCGACGCCGCCCTCGAGCACGCGCGCGCCTGCCTGGCCCGCCCCGGCGGGCGGGTCGTCGTCGAGGAGTACCTCGACGGCCCCGAGGTCTCCGTCTTCTGCGTCAGCGACGGCACGAGCGTCGTCGCGCTCCCCCCGGCCCAGGACTTCAAGCGCGTCGGCGACGGCGACGCCGGCCCCAACACCGGCGGCATGGGCGCCTACTCGCCGCTCGACTGGGCGCCCGCCGACCTCGCCGAGCAGGTCCTCGCGCGGGTCGCGCAGCCCACGGTCGACGAGATGCGCCGCCGCGGCACCCCCTTCGTCGGGGTCCTGTACGTCGGCCTCGCCCTCACCTCCCGCGGGATGCGCGTCGTCGAGTTCAACGTCCGCTTCGGCGACCCCGACGGTCAGGTGTCGCTCGCCCGGCTGCGCACCCCGCTCGGCCGGCTGCTCACCGCCGCCGCCACCGGCACCCTCGACGAGCTCGGCCCGCTGCGGGTCTCGCCCGACGCCGCCGTCACGGTCGTCCTCGCCGCGCCGGGCTACCCCGCCGCGCCGACCACCGGCGGCCCCCTCACCGGTCTCGACGAGGCCGCCGCCGTCGACGGCGCCTGGGTGCTGCACGCCGGCACCCGGCTCGACCGCGACGCGCTGGTCAGCGCGGGTGGCCGCGTCCTCGGGGTCGTCGCCACCGGCGGCACGCTCGCCGCCGCCCGCACGACGGCGTACGACGCCCTCTCGCGGATCCACCTCGACGGCGGCCACCACCGCACCGACATCGCGCTCGCCGCAGAGCGCGGCGAGATCGCCCCCGCCTCCTGA
- the purQ gene encoding phosphoribosylformylglycinamidine synthase subunit PurQ, which produces MRVGVVTFPGSLDDRDAQRAVRAAGAEPVALWHGDADLHGVDAVVLPGGFSYGDYLRCGAIARFAPVMDRLVPAAQGGLPVLGICNGFQVLCESHLLPGALIRNDHRKFVCRDQRLRIENASTAWTGDYAAGQEIVVPLKNGEGGYVADERTLDALEAEGRVVARYLGDNPNGSYRDIAGVSNERGNVVGLMPHPEHAVEPGFGPTTDGLAFFTSVLHQVVSA; this is translated from the coding sequence GTGAGGGTCGGGGTCGTCACCTTCCCCGGCTCGCTCGACGACCGCGATGCGCAGCGCGCCGTCCGGGCCGCGGGCGCCGAGCCCGTCGCCCTCTGGCACGGCGACGCCGACCTGCACGGTGTCGACGCGGTGGTGCTCCCCGGCGGGTTCTCGTACGGCGACTACCTGCGCTGCGGCGCGATCGCCCGCTTCGCCCCCGTGATGGACCGGCTCGTGCCGGCCGCCCAGGGCGGCCTGCCGGTCCTCGGGATCTGCAACGGGTTCCAGGTGCTCTGCGAGAGCCACCTGCTGCCCGGCGCGCTCATCCGCAACGACCACCGCAAGTTCGTCTGCCGCGACCAGCGGCTGCGCATCGAGAACGCGTCGACGGCCTGGACGGGCGACTACGCGGCCGGCCAGGAGATCGTCGTCCCGCTGAAGAACGGCGAGGGCGGCTACGTCGCCGACGAGCGCACCCTCGACGCGCTCGAGGCCGAGGGCCGCGTCGTCGCCCGCTACCTCGGCGACAACCCCAACGGCTCCTACCGCGACATCGCCGGCGTGAGCAACGAGCGCGGCAACGTCGTCGGGCTCATGCCGCACCCCGAGCACGCGGTCGAGCCCGGCTTCGGGCCGACGACCGACGGACTCGCCTTCTTCACCTCCGTCCTGCACCAGGTGGTCTCCGCGTGA
- a CDS encoding helix-turn-helix domain-containing protein, whose product MSIPADDHAEAIASAIGDSALEAAASRVYLSVLRVPRPSRALLIAQGIPAGVLDPALALLAQRGLVRPGPTGEIDVPPPLTAMPQLASDLERRAAVVRATAHDLTQVFFNARARRRDPDSGITLLHDLDEVASQTNVLVAGGLEQICVVRATSARTQQLLAAPLESQREPTVGLDSQPLRHRTIWDTDVLDEEGADEVMRARRAGGEEQRFFLRVPFSLVLVDDSVCLVEWTGAESDAPEGADDAPVGVVLHTPGLVGGVRRLFERLWELSSPVDRGSVTDEVDRRDLTILRLLAAGVADASIARQTGVSQRTVERRIRSLLDRLGAGTRFQAGAQAVRRGWL is encoded by the coding sequence GTGTCCATCCCGGCCGACGATCACGCCGAGGCGATCGCCTCGGCCATCGGCGACAGCGCCCTCGAGGCGGCCGCGTCACGCGTCTACCTGTCCGTGCTCCGGGTCCCGCGCCCGTCCCGGGCGCTGCTCATCGCGCAGGGCATCCCGGCGGGGGTGCTCGACCCAGCCCTCGCCCTGCTCGCCCAGCGCGGGCTGGTGCGCCCCGGCCCGACCGGCGAGATCGACGTGCCGCCGCCCCTGACGGCCATGCCGCAGCTCGCCTCGGACCTCGAGCGCCGGGCCGCGGTCGTCCGCGCGACGGCGCACGACCTCACCCAGGTCTTCTTCAACGCGCGCGCCCGCCGCCGCGACCCCGACTCGGGGATCACGCTGCTCCACGACCTCGACGAGGTCGCCTCCCAGACCAACGTGCTCGTCGCCGGCGGGCTCGAGCAGATCTGCGTCGTCCGGGCCACGAGCGCGCGCACGCAGCAGCTGCTCGCGGCCCCGCTCGAGTCCCAGCGCGAGCCGACCGTCGGCCTCGACTCGCAGCCGCTGCGGCACCGCACGATCTGGGACACCGACGTCCTCGACGAGGAGGGGGCCGACGAGGTCATGCGGGCCCGGCGGGCCGGCGGCGAGGAGCAGCGCTTCTTCCTGCGCGTGCCGTTCAGCCTCGTGCTCGTCGACGACTCCGTGTGCCTGGTCGAGTGGACCGGGGCCGAGAGCGACGCGCCGGAGGGCGCCGACGACGCCCCGGTCGGGGTCGTGCTGCACACCCCCGGGCTGGTCGGCGGCGTCCGCCGGCTCTTCGAGCGGCTGTGGGAGCTGTCGTCGCCGGTGGACCGCGGGTCGGTCACCGACGAGGTCGACCGGCGCGACCTGACCATCCTGCGGCTGCTCGCCGCCGGCGTCGCCGACGCCTCGATCGCCCGGCAGACGGGCGTGTCCCAGCGCACGGTAGAGCGCCGGATCCGCTCGCTGCTCGACCGGCTGGGCGCCGGCACCCGGTTCCAGGCCGGGGCGCAGGCGGTGCGGCGCGGCTGGCTCTGA
- a CDS encoding SigE family RNA polymerase sigma factor has translation MTVGTAHTVREDVDVPAIYQTHWRPMVRLALLLVDDVAAAEDVVQDAFIALHRQQDRLRDPHAAIGYLRTTVVNMSRSAIRRRVVARKHLRVAEPEGLPGADENVVLREEHAEVLAALRTLPDRQREVLVLRYFSGVSENEIAAILGISTGTVKSSASRGLASLRTVMGGRA, from the coding sequence ATGACGGTCGGCACAGCACACACCGTTCGCGAGGACGTCGACGTCCCCGCGATCTACCAGACCCACTGGCGACCCATGGTCCGGCTGGCGCTCCTGCTGGTCGACGACGTCGCCGCCGCCGAGGACGTCGTCCAGGACGCCTTCATCGCGCTGCACCGGCAGCAGGACCGGCTGCGCGACCCGCACGCCGCCATCGGCTACCTGCGCACCACGGTCGTCAACATGTCCCGCTCCGCCATCCGGCGCCGGGTCGTCGCCCGCAAGCACCTGCGGGTCGCCGAGCCCGAGGGCCTGCCCGGCGCCGACGAGAACGTCGTCCTGCGCGAGGAGCACGCCGAGGTCCTCGCAGCCCTGCGCACCCTGCCCGACCGGCAGCGCGAGGTCCTCGTGCTGCGCTACTTCTCCGGGGTGTCGGAGAACGAGATCGCCGCGATCCTCGGCATCTCGACCGGCACCGTCAAGTCAAGCGCCAGCCGGGGCCTCGCCTCGCTGCGCACCGTCATGGGAGGCCGAGCATGA
- a CDS encoding phosphoribosylaminoimidazolesuccinocarboxamide synthase: MTSAAPELDGYRHLYSGKVRDLYAPVGADGQPLEDRLLLVASDRLSAFDHVLRTPIPDKGRVLTQLSLWWFEQLEDLVPHHVLASDGPEIPASVAGRAVLVRRLEMVPVECVARAYLTGGGLREYVETGTVSGVRLPEGLVDGDRLPEPVFTPSSKAPAGQHDEPIDEAQVDALVGEPMRRLLSSLTTRILARGNEIATERGVIIADTKVEFGLAPGSDPADPQVVLADEVLTPDSSRFWPVEGWEPGHTQPSYDKEFVREWLLDPATGWDRHSGEAPPPMPEAIALRTRAKYVEAYERLTGRTFS; the protein is encoded by the coding sequence ATGACCTCAGCGGCTCCCGAGCTCGACGGCTACCGGCACCTCTACAGCGGCAAGGTCCGCGACCTCTACGCGCCGGTCGGCGCCGACGGGCAGCCGTTGGAGGACCGGCTGCTGCTCGTCGCCTCGGACCGGCTCTCCGCCTTCGACCACGTCCTGCGGACCCCGATCCCCGACAAGGGCCGGGTGCTGACCCAGCTGTCGCTGTGGTGGTTCGAGCAGCTCGAGGACCTCGTGCCGCACCACGTGCTCGCCAGCGACGGCCCCGAGATCCCGGCCTCCGTGGCGGGGCGGGCCGTGCTCGTGCGACGGCTGGAGATGGTGCCGGTCGAGTGCGTCGCCCGGGCCTACCTCACCGGCGGCGGCCTGCGCGAGTACGTCGAGACCGGCACGGTCAGCGGGGTGCGGCTGCCCGAGGGGCTCGTCGACGGCGACCGGCTGCCCGAGCCGGTCTTCACCCCGTCGAGCAAGGCGCCCGCCGGCCAGCACGACGAGCCGATCGACGAGGCGCAGGTGGACGCGCTCGTCGGCGAGCCGATGCGCCGCCTGCTGTCGTCGCTCACCACGCGGATCCTGGCCCGCGGCAACGAGATCGCCACCGAGCGCGGTGTCATCATCGCCGACACCAAGGTCGAGTTCGGGCTGGCGCCGGGGTCCGACCCGGCCGACCCGCAGGTCGTCCTCGCCGACGAGGTGCTCACCCCCGACTCGTCGCGGTTCTGGCCCGTGGAGGGCTGGGAGCCGGGGCACACCCAGCCGTCGTACGACAAGGAGTTCGTGCGCGAGTGGCTGCTGGACCCGGCCACCGGCTGGGACCGTCACTCCGGCGAGGCGCCGCCGCCCATGCCCGAGGCGATCGCTCTGCGGACCCGGGCCAAGTACGTCGAGGCCTACGAGCGGCTGACCGGGCGGACCTTCTCGTGA
- a CDS encoding GNAT family N-acetyltransferase gives MPRPAVRPPSGQPLVGRVVRLDPVSVGDVDGLHDVWSDPEVYRHGFLMARPPADRDEAAAMVAAQLDARPSRWAYTVRLVDDSPLGPAGTVVGTSSLGDVDLGNEHVHLGWTTYGSRWWGTAVNPETKLLLLGHAVDDCGFGRVRIQTDVLNERSQAAIARLGAVREGVLRRVVRRADGTWRDTVVFSVLHDEWPSVRAGLLERVDRALAQPSAG, from the coding sequence GTGCCGCGCCCCGCCGTCCGTCCACCGTCCGGGCAGCCGCTGGTGGGCAGGGTCGTGCGGCTGGACCCGGTGTCCGTCGGCGACGTCGACGGCCTGCACGACGTGTGGTCCGACCCGGAGGTCTACCGGCACGGCTTCCTCATGGCCCGCCCGCCGGCGGACCGGGACGAGGCGGCGGCGATGGTCGCGGCGCAGCTCGACGCCCGCCCGTCGCGGTGGGCCTACACGGTGCGGCTCGTCGACGACTCCCCGCTCGGCCCGGCCGGCACCGTCGTCGGCACCAGCTCGCTCGGCGACGTCGACCTCGGGAACGAGCACGTCCACCTCGGCTGGACGACCTACGGCTCGCGCTGGTGGGGCACCGCCGTCAACCCCGAGACCAAGCTGCTCCTGCTCGGCCACGCGGTCGACGACTGCGGCTTCGGCCGGGTCCGGATCCAGACCGACGTGCTCAACGAGCGCTCGCAGGCCGCCATCGCCCGGCTCGGCGCGGTCCGCGAGGGGGTCCTGCGCCGGGTCGTCCGCCGCGCCGACGGCACCTGGCGCGACACCGTGGTCTTCTCCGTCCTGCACGACGAGTGGCCGAGCGTCCGCGCCGGGCTGCTCGAGCGGGTCGACCGGGCGCTCGCCCAGCCGTCGGCGGGCTGA
- the purS gene encoding phosphoribosylformylglycinamidine synthase subunit PurS, with the protein MGAIVVDVMLKPEILDPQGQAVAGALPRLGFEGITDVRQGKRFVLTVEGEVTDAHLAQARQAAETLLSNPVIEDVVAVHALDDSEVSAAAGAPA; encoded by the coding sequence ATGGGAGCGATCGTCGTCGACGTCATGCTCAAGCCCGAGATCCTCGACCCCCAGGGACAGGCCGTCGCCGGTGCCCTGCCGCGGCTCGGGTTCGAGGGGATCACCGACGTGCGCCAGGGCAAGCGCTTCGTCCTCACGGTCGAGGGTGAGGTGACCGACGCGCACCTCGCGCAGGCGCGGCAGGCCGCGGAGACCCTGCTGTCCAACCCCGTCATCGAGGACGTCGTGGCGGTGCACGCGCTCGACGACTCCGAGGTCTCGGCGGCCGCCGGAGCCCCAGCGTGA